In Luteimonas viscosa, the following proteins share a genomic window:
- a CDS encoding aldo/keto reductase: MNTNLPRRQLGRQGPTVSAIGLGCMGMSDFYGASEEAQNLAVLEHAVDIGVNFLDTADMYGVGRNEALLAKLLRARRDEVVLATKFGNVRAADGAFLGVDGRPEYVAAACDASLKRLGVDHIDLYYQHRVDPNVPIEDTVGAMARLVDAGKVRHLGLSEAAPDTIRRAAAVHPIAALQSEYSLWTRDVADTVLPVCRELGIGFVPYSPLGRGFLTGAIRKPDDLAEDDWRRQNPRFQGDNFDRNYALVEAVTEVARARGASPAQIALAWLLHQGEDIVPIPGTRRIERLDENAAAAQLRLEPEDLARIDRLLASHPVAGTRYPEAHMGAVNR, encoded by the coding sequence ATGAACACGAACCTCCCCCGCCGCCAGCTCGGCCGCCAGGGCCCGACCGTTTCCGCGATCGGCCTGGGCTGCATGGGCATGTCCGACTTCTACGGCGCCAGCGAAGAGGCGCAGAACCTGGCCGTGCTCGAACATGCCGTCGACATCGGCGTGAACTTCCTCGATACCGCCGACATGTACGGCGTCGGCCGCAACGAGGCACTGCTGGCCAAATTGCTGCGCGCGCGGCGCGACGAGGTGGTGCTGGCCACCAAGTTCGGCAACGTGCGCGCGGCCGACGGCGCCTTCCTCGGCGTCGACGGCCGGCCCGAGTACGTTGCCGCCGCGTGCGACGCCAGCCTGAAGCGGCTCGGCGTCGACCACATCGACCTGTACTACCAGCACCGCGTCGACCCGAACGTGCCGATCGAGGACACCGTGGGCGCGATGGCGCGCCTGGTGGACGCCGGCAAGGTGCGCCACCTCGGCCTGTCCGAGGCCGCCCCCGACACCATCCGCCGCGCCGCCGCGGTACATCCCATCGCCGCGCTGCAGAGCGAATACTCGCTGTGGACACGGGACGTGGCCGACACCGTGCTGCCGGTGTGCCGCGAACTCGGCATCGGCTTCGTTCCCTACAGCCCGCTCGGCCGCGGGTTCCTCACCGGTGCCATCCGCAAGCCCGACGACCTGGCCGAAGACGACTGGCGCCGCCAGAATCCGCGCTTCCAGGGCGACAACTTCGACCGCAACTACGCCCTGGTGGAAGCTGTCACCGAAGTCGCCCGGGCGCGCGGCGCCAGCCCGGCGCAGATCGCCCTGGCCTGGCTGCTGCACCAGGGCGAGGACATCGTGCCGATTCCGGGCACCCGGCGCATCGAGCGCCTGGACGAGAACGCCGCCGCCGCGCAGTTGCGGCTGGAACCCGAGGATCTTGCGCGCATCGACCGCCTGCTCGCCAGCCACCCGGTCGCCGGCACGCGCTACCCGGAAGCGCACATGGGCGCCGTCAACCGCTGA
- a CDS encoding serine hydrolase domain-containing protein: MKHAIVLLLALLWPAAAWADPVDDVDALLRSHDFSGVVRVWRGGDVLFHRAYGKANIEADVGMRLDTRFRIASISKLFTSVAVARLAEQGRIDYDAVIHDYLPGYTGEGGPVVTVRQLLTHTSGIANSDSVGSFEQAVADGMPLYQQPATPEQIVQRYASGRLVHPPGTHFDYNNADYFILGRIIEQVTGEAFPVALKRLVLDPAGIADTGMMDWRALSPVVASGYLCFGRDVPCIHELPVYHENWGAAGGLFSTSDDLARFSDLLFDGRLVGHDALARLLTVDKDEYAHGLWVAPATVRGRADRVAHRPGQVMGANTTLLRYVGDGLSILLLSNTTRAPMDETAFAIARAFLDEGE; encoded by the coding sequence ATGAAGCACGCGATTGTGCTGCTGCTCGCCCTGCTGTGGCCCGCGGCGGCTTGGGCCGACCCGGTCGACGACGTGGATGCGCTGCTCCGGTCGCATGATTTCAGCGGTGTGGTGAGAGTGTGGAGGGGTGGCGACGTGCTCTTCCATCGCGCGTATGGCAAGGCGAACATCGAGGCCGACGTCGGCATGCGTCTGGATACGCGTTTCCGGATCGCCTCGATCAGCAAGCTGTTCACGTCGGTCGCCGTCGCGCGGCTGGCCGAGCAGGGACGCATCGATTACGACGCGGTGATCCACGACTATCTGCCCGGCTACACGGGCGAGGGTGGGCCGGTGGTCACGGTGAGGCAACTGCTCACCCACACCTCGGGGATCGCCAACAGCGATTCAGTGGGAAGTTTCGAGCAGGCCGTGGCCGACGGCATGCCGCTGTACCAGCAGCCGGCCACGCCGGAGCAGATCGTGCAGCGGTACGCCAGCGGCAGGCTGGTACATCCGCCGGGCACGCACTTCGATTACAACAACGCGGACTATTTCATCCTCGGGCGCATCATCGAACAGGTGACCGGAGAGGCGTTCCCGGTGGCGCTGAAGCGGCTGGTGCTGGATCCGGCCGGGATCGCGGATACCGGGATGATGGACTGGCGCGCGCTCTCGCCCGTGGTGGCGAGCGGCTACCTGTGTTTCGGGCGCGACGTGCCCTGCATCCACGAGTTGCCGGTGTACCACGAGAACTGGGGCGCGGCCGGTGGCCTGTTTTCCACGTCCGACGACCTTGCGCGATTCTCCGATCTGCTGTTCGACGGCCGGCTGGTCGGCCACGATGCATTGGCGCGCCTGCTCACGGTGGACAAGGACGAATATGCCCATGGGCTGTGGGTCGCCCCGGCGACCGTACGCGGCAGGGCGGATCGGGTGGCGCATCGGCCGGGGCAGGTGATGGGCGCCAACACCACCCTGCTGCGGTACGTGGGCGACGGCCTGAGCATCCTCCTGTTGTCGAATACCACCCGCGCGCCAATGGACGAGACGGCGTTCGCCATCGCGCGGGCGTTCCTGGACGAGGGCGAGTAA
- a CDS encoding SRPBCC family protein → MSVRPTGRVFPTATGADLVIERSFQAPIEDVWASVSEPDRLARWFGRWSGEAGPGKYVMLQLGFEKDASPCRVLIESCRPPTHLAVCMKDDHGDWRLELTLEQRGDTTQLRFVQHLTDPGLVGDTGPGWEYYLDMLIAAHGGQPLPDFANYYPAQREYFASQIVAQQVAGADG, encoded by the coding sequence ATGAGCGTTCGCCCCACAGGTCGAGTTTTTCCCACGGCAACCGGCGCAGACCTGGTGATCGAGCGCAGCTTTCAGGCGCCGATCGAGGACGTGTGGGCCAGCGTCAGCGAGCCCGACCGCCTGGCGCGCTGGTTCGGGCGCTGGAGTGGCGAAGCGGGGCCGGGCAAGTACGTGATGCTCCAGCTGGGTTTCGAGAAAGACGCGTCGCCCTGTCGGGTGTTGATCGAGAGCTGCCGACCACCGACGCACCTGGCGGTGTGCATGAAAGACGATCACGGCGACTGGCGCCTGGAGCTGACGTTGGAGCAGCGTGGCGACACGACCCAGCTTCGTTTCGTGCAGCACCTGACCGATCCCGGACTGGTGGGCGACACCGGCCCGGGCTGGGAGTATTACCTCGACATGCTGATAGCCGCGCACGGCGGGCAGCCGCTACCGGATTTCGCCAACTATTACCCAGCCCAGCGCGAATACTTTGCCAGTCAAATCGTCGCCCAGCAGGTTGCAGGGGCAGACGGCTGA
- a CDS encoding type II toxin-antitoxin system RelE/ParE family toxin, producing MIRSFIDREAEKIWEGTPSRKLPSTIQQTARRKLRMLNAAAVLDDLRIPPANRLEALKGARRGQYSIRINDQWRVCFRWRDGDAHDVELVDYH from the coding sequence GTGATCCGGAGCTTCATCGACAGGGAAGCCGAGAAGATCTGGGAAGGGACCCCTTCCCGGAAGCTGCCGTCCACCATTCAGCAGACCGCCCGGCGCAAGCTGCGCATGCTCAATGCCGCTGCCGTCCTCGACGACCTGCGGATCCCGCCGGCCAATCGGCTGGAAGCGCTCAAGGGTGCTCGCAGGGGGCAGTACAGCATTCGGATCAACGATCAATGGCGCGTCTGCTTCCGATGGCGGGATGGCGACGCCCACGACGTGGAACTCGTCGATTACCACTGA
- a CDS encoding lysozyme inhibitor LprI family protein: MKNELPTCHDAKQALHIRGLMTSILCILAMAGSASAQDDRDLWPVGSARHTLFVEVEREQALRSALDAAHARLLGAFGDTPDDPAPLAQAVANQQQAWLAYRGSDCQLAGMLTGAGGAWPHVHALTCSNAVLAQRTAVIDAAATCLQRLPAERYPSDEEACLRPLVEGSTGEP, encoded by the coding sequence ATGAAAAATGAACTGCCTACTTGTCACGACGCAAAGCAAGCTTTGCATATTCGCGGCCTGATGACAAGTATTCTTTGCATACTCGCGATGGCCGGCAGCGCGTCCGCCCAGGACGACCGCGATCTGTGGCCGGTAGGCAGTGCGCGGCACACGCTCTTCGTCGAGGTCGAGCGCGAGCAGGCCCTGCGCTCGGCGCTGGACGCCGCCCACGCCCGCCTGCTCGGTGCGTTCGGCGACACGCCCGACGATCCCGCTCCACTCGCCCAGGCCGTCGCCAACCAGCAGCAGGCGTGGCTCGCGTACCGCGGCAGCGATTGCCAGCTTGCCGGCATGCTCACGGGCGCGGGCGGGGCCTGGCCCCACGTCCACGCCCTGACGTGCAGCAATGCCGTCCTCGCGCAGCGGACCGCAGTGATCGACGCTGCCGCCACCTGCCTGCAGCGGCTGCCCGCCGAGCGCTATCCGTCCGACGAGGAGGCATGCCTGCGGCCGCTGGTGGAAGGGTCGACGGGCGAACCCTGA
- a CDS encoding AraC family transcriptional regulator, translated as MSDRTSKVVAARQGSEAQRAELADRIVRNAPHDGVHACAVPGLSLIRADTPSQPLACVYQPSLCVVVQGRKQAMVGEELYRYDPLHYLVVSMTLPAVGQVVEASPGRPYLCLRIDIDVAVVAELSAQLAPARPVAPDDGRALYLARTDASLLDAMLRLVRLLDAPGEAAVLAPLALREIHYRVLAGELGSRLRALCHADGAAQRVARAIELLKARYTEHLRIEQIAEVAHMSPSTLHQRFKAATAMTPLQFQKQLRLQQARQLMLMEGVEAAAAAHRVGYESASQFSREYRRLFGAPPRREVEAARAMGMSSG; from the coding sequence GTGTCCGATCGCACATCCAAGGTGGTCGCCGCCCGCCAGGGCAGCGAGGCGCAGCGCGCCGAACTGGCCGACCGGATTGTCCGAAACGCGCCGCACGACGGCGTGCATGCCTGCGCGGTGCCCGGCCTGTCCCTGATCCGCGCCGACACGCCCTCGCAGCCGCTGGCCTGCGTCTATCAGCCCAGCCTGTGCGTGGTGGTGCAGGGACGCAAGCAGGCGATGGTCGGCGAAGAGCTCTACCGCTACGACCCGCTGCACTACCTGGTGGTGTCGATGACGCTGCCCGCGGTCGGGCAGGTGGTCGAGGCGTCGCCCGGGCGTCCCTATCTGTGCCTGCGCATCGACATCGATGTGGCGGTGGTCGCGGAGCTGTCGGCGCAACTGGCCCCGGCACGACCGGTTGCGCCCGACGACGGTCGTGCGCTTTACCTGGCCCGCACCGACGCTTCGCTGCTCGATGCCATGCTGCGCCTGGTGCGGCTGCTCGATGCGCCGGGCGAGGCGGCCGTGCTGGCGCCGCTGGCGTTGCGCGAGATCCACTACCGCGTGCTGGCGGGCGAACTCGGCTCGCGACTGCGTGCGCTGTGTCACGCCGATGGCGCCGCGCAGCGCGTGGCCCGGGCCATCGAGTTGCTCAAGGCGCGCTACACCGAGCACCTGCGTATCGAGCAGATCGCCGAGGTCGCCCACATGAGCCCCTCCACGCTGCACCAGCGCTTCAAGGCCGCGACCGCGATGACGCCGCTGCAGTTCCAGAAGCAGTTGCGGCTGCAGCAGGCGCGCCAGTTGATGCTGATGGAAGGCGTGGAGGCAGCGGCGGCGGCGCATCGCGTCGGCTACGAGAGCGCGTCCCAGTTCAGTCGCGAGTACCGGCGCCTGTTCGGCGCGCCGCCGCGGCGCGAAGTGGAGGCGGCGCGCGCGATGGGCATGTCCAGCGGCTGA
- a CDS encoding HigA family addiction module antitoxin, translating to MVTLSNVHPGEVLQAEFIEPLGISQNALARAMGVPPRRINEIVLGKRGVSADTAVRLAAALGTSERFWLGLQADYDLEEAHRVLGKAINRIERIAA from the coding sequence ATGGTGACCCTCTCCAATGTCCATCCCGGCGAGGTACTCCAGGCCGAATTCATCGAGCCGCTGGGGATCAGCCAGAACGCGCTGGCGCGCGCCATGGGCGTGCCCCCTCGCCGGATCAACGAGATCGTGCTGGGCAAGCGCGGGGTAAGCGCGGATACTGCCGTGCGCCTGGCCGCGGCGCTCGGTACCAGCGAGCGGTTCTGGCTGGGCCTGCAGGCGGACTACGACCTGGAAGAGGCGCATCGCGTGCTGGGCAAGGCCATCAATCGAATCGAGCGGATCGCGGCCTAG
- a CDS encoding glutaminase, with protein sequence MRSPVPDYLADVLDAVRSIDDGAPADYIEVLANADTSRLAVALATVDGEVYAAGDSDVAFSIQSISKPFAYAAAIEDVGLDAVLARIGVEPSGDAFNELSLEDGTHRPMNPMINAGALATHALVAGPEASGPQRVERLRALMSAMAGRELGYDEAVYEAELRDAHRNRGLAHMLRAGGIIDAEPETIVDGYVRQCAVDVTVRDLALMAATLANAGVQPLTGRQVIDRAGVRQVLSVMTTCGMYDAAGDWVSNVGIPAKSGVAGGIIGALPGQLGLAVFSPKLDAHGNSARGVAVCERLSRDMGLHMMDVSQIGRAVVRKLVVTLAGGKGRTGDAIVPVYELRGAVRFGGAELLTRALAHDLGEANDAGGGRHREATAVILSLLHTHSLNDVATRMLLENLRRLHAGRRAVVLVDPDGVLDLTSLDPAQRPRVVATDAEAQVVVGGDACRVVASQEDTSR encoded by the coding sequence ATGCGATCTCCCGTACCCGACTACCTCGCCGACGTGCTCGATGCCGTGCGCTCGATCGACGACGGCGCGCCCGCCGACTACATCGAAGTGCTGGCCAACGCCGACACGTCGCGGCTCGCCGTGGCGCTGGCCACCGTCGATGGCGAAGTCTATGCGGCGGGCGACAGCGACGTGGCCTTTTCGATCCAGTCGATCTCCAAACCGTTCGCCTATGCCGCCGCCATCGAGGACGTGGGCCTGGACGCGGTGCTGGCCCGGATCGGCGTCGAACCGTCGGGCGATGCCTTCAATGAGCTCTCGCTCGAGGACGGCACTCATCGGCCGATGAATCCGATGATCAACGCCGGCGCGCTCGCCACGCATGCACTGGTCGCCGGCCCCGAGGCGAGCGGCCCGCAGCGGGTGGAGCGCCTGCGCGCGCTGATGTCGGCGATGGCCGGTCGCGAACTCGGTTACGACGAAGCCGTGTACGAGGCGGAACTGCGCGACGCGCATCGCAACCGCGGGCTGGCGCACATGCTGCGCGCCGGCGGCATCATCGACGCCGAGCCCGAGACCATCGTCGATGGCTACGTGCGCCAGTGCGCCGTCGACGTCACCGTGCGCGATCTCGCCCTGATGGCCGCCACCCTGGCCAATGCCGGCGTGCAGCCGCTCACCGGCCGTCAGGTGATCGATCGCGCCGGCGTACGCCAGGTGCTGTCGGTGATGACCACCTGCGGCATGTACGACGCCGCGGGCGACTGGGTGTCCAACGTCGGCATCCCGGCCAAGAGCGGCGTGGCGGGCGGCATCATCGGTGCCCTGCCCGGCCAGCTGGGTCTTGCCGTGTTCTCGCCGAAACTCGATGCGCACGGCAACAGTGCACGCGGCGTGGCGGTCTGCGAACGCCTCTCGCGCGACATGGGCCTGCACATGATGGATGTGAGCCAGATCGGCCGTGCGGTCGTGCGCAAGCTGGTGGTGACGCTGGCCGGCGGCAAGGGGCGCACGGGCGATGCCATCGTGCCGGTCTACGAACTGCGTGGCGCGGTGCGGTTCGGCGGCGCCGAACTGTTGACGCGCGCACTGGCGCACGACCTCGGCGAGGCCAACGACGCCGGTGGCGGCCGCCATCGCGAAGCCACCGCGGTGATCCTCTCCCTGCTGCACACCCATTCGCTCAACGATGTCGCCACGCGCATGCTGCTGGAGAACCTGCGACGCCTGCACGCCGGCCGCCGCGCGGTGGTGCTGGTCGATCCCGACGGCGTGCTCGACCTCACGTCCCTCGACCCCGCGCAGCGGCCACGCGTCGTGGCCACCGATGCCGAGGCGCAAGTCGTGGTCGGTGGTGATGCCTGCCGCGTCGTCGCCAGCCAGGAAGACACGAGTCGCTAG
- a CDS encoding metal-dependent hydrolase family protein yields the protein MAVGIRIGGWLLAPALIVGGLAMAAPPEAATAGEGGTTVLVTAARMLDVRSGQLVESPALLVRDGRIVEVGRGAPASVPAGTRHVDLPGMTLVPGMIDLHTHLDSDPSYGGYTGYQFNDRFWSMLAVKHARDTLEAGFTTVRNLGSDAWNDVGLAQAIDEGKIPGPRVVAAGYSFGATGGHCDSTFFPPSFESRNPYNADTPDEVRKRVRELRKYGAKVIKVCATGGVFSRNTEPGQQQMSLAEMTAAAEEAHQWGLKVAAHAHGASGIKDAIRAGIDTIEHASLIDEEGIRLARQHGTWLVFDIYNTDYTQAEGAKNGVLADNLRKDREVADIQRENFRRAHQAGAKIAYGTDTGVYPHGQNGRQLAIMVRYGMRPVEAIRSATLHAAQALGRDDVGVLEAGRWADLVAVPGDPTQDVRLLEQIPFVMKGGEVVKDAR from the coding sequence ATGGCAGTTGGGATTCGAATCGGCGGCTGGCTGCTCGCCCCGGCATTGATCGTGGGCGGCCTGGCCATGGCGGCGCCGCCGGAAGCCGCGACGGCAGGCGAAGGCGGCACGACGGTGCTGGTCACCGCCGCGCGGATGCTCGACGTACGCAGCGGGCAACTGGTGGAGTCGCCGGCGCTGCTGGTGCGCGATGGGCGCATCGTCGAGGTCGGCCGGGGCGCACCGGCCAGCGTGCCCGCGGGCACGCGCCATGTCGACCTGCCGGGCATGACCCTGGTGCCCGGCATGATCGACCTGCACACCCACCTCGACAGCGATCCCTCCTACGGCGGCTACACCGGCTACCAGTTCAACGACCGCTTCTGGTCGATGCTGGCGGTCAAGCATGCGCGCGACACGCTCGAGGCCGGCTTCACCACCGTGCGCAACCTGGGCTCGGATGCCTGGAACGACGTCGGCCTGGCCCAGGCCATCGACGAAGGCAAGATCCCCGGCCCGCGCGTGGTGGCGGCGGGCTACTCCTTCGGCGCCACCGGCGGGCACTGCGATTCGACCTTCTTTCCGCCTTCGTTCGAATCGCGCAACCCCTACAACGCCGACACGCCCGACGAGGTGCGCAAGCGCGTGCGCGAGCTGCGCAAGTACGGGGCGAAAGTGATCAAGGTCTGCGCCACCGGCGGCGTGTTCTCGCGCAACACCGAACCGGGCCAGCAGCAGATGAGCCTGGCCGAGATGACCGCCGCCGCGGAGGAAGCGCACCAGTGGGGCCTGAAGGTGGCCGCGCACGCGCATGGCGCCTCGGGCATCAAGGATGCGATCCGCGCCGGCATCGACACCATCGAGCACGCCAGCCTGATCGACGAGGAAGGCATCCGCCTGGCCCGGCAGCACGGCACCTGGCTGGTGTTCGACATCTACAACACCGATTACACCCAGGCCGAAGGCGCGAAGAACGGCGTGCTCGCGGACAACCTGCGCAAGGACCGCGAGGTGGCCGACATCCAGCGCGAAAACTTCCGCCGCGCCCACCAGGCCGGGGCGAAGATCGCCTATGGCACCGACACCGGCGTGTACCCCCACGGCCAGAACGGCCGCCAGCTGGCGATCATGGTCCGCTACGGCATGCGCCCGGTGGAGGCGATCCGCAGCGCCACGCTGCACGCGGCGCAGGCCCTGGGCCGCGACGACGTCGGGGTGCTGGAAGCCGGCCGCTGGGCCGACCTGGTCGCCGTACCCGGCGATCCCACCCAGGACGTGCGGTTGCTGGAGCAGATCCCGTTCGTGATGAAGGGCGGCGAAGTGGTGAAGGACGCGCGCTGA
- a CDS encoding helix-turn-helix transcriptional regulator: MKNRIRVLRAEKQWSQAELADHVRVSRNSINAIENGRFDPSLPLAFRIADAFGLSVEEVFDKTDA; the protein is encoded by the coding sequence ATGAAGAACCGCATCCGCGTGCTGCGTGCCGAGAAGCAGTGGAGCCAGGCCGAACTGGCCGACCACGTGCGCGTCTCGCGCAACTCGATCAACGCCATCGAGAACGGCCGGTTCGATCCGTCGCTGCCCCTCGCGTTCCGCATCGCCGACGCCTTCGGCCTCAGCGTCGAAGAGGTGTTCGACAAGACGGATGCTTGA
- a CDS encoding cupin domain-containing protein yields MARNDFDPATVEPDGRPPAQARLFDPAAGGPWRGSLEGIALGGAVTVLAYGTDTPGAGPRLHVHPYDETFIVTQGRARFFVGETTIDAAAGEVVLGPAGVPHRFENLGPGRLQTIDIHHSPRWIQTDLD; encoded by the coding sequence ATGGCGCGCAATGATTTCGACCCTGCCACGGTCGAGCCCGATGGCCGCCCGCCGGCGCAGGCGCGGCTGTTCGATCCCGCGGCCGGGGGACCGTGGCGCGGATCCCTCGAGGGCATCGCCCTCGGCGGCGCGGTGACGGTGCTGGCCTACGGCACGGACACGCCAGGCGCGGGTCCGCGCCTGCATGTGCATCCGTACGACGAGACCTTCATCGTCACGCAAGGGCGGGCCAGGTTCTTCGTGGGGGAGACGACCATCGACGCGGCTGCCGGCGAAGTCGTCCTGGGTCCCGCGGGTGTGCCGCATCGCTTCGAGAATCTCGGGCCGGGTCGCCTGCAGACGATCGACATCCATCACTCGCCGCGCTGGATCCAGACCGACCTGGACTAG
- a CDS encoding DUF421 domain-containing protein, with protein MFFDSWHGVLRVLVVGTLAYLALVAWLRVTGKRTVSKWNAFDLIVTIALGSTLATVLLTQDVALVEGVVGMGLLIMLQYAITWTSVRVGWVQEAVKNAPTLLLRDGKPCVDAMRRQRVTHGELCAAVRASGQASLEGVDAVVLETDGTFSVITSGWNGSRDALSDVDGVARTRKGDGGN; from the coding sequence ATGTTCTTCGACAGCTGGCACGGGGTGCTGCGGGTGCTCGTGGTGGGCACGCTCGCCTACCTGGCGCTGGTGGCCTGGTTGCGGGTGACCGGCAAGCGCACGGTCTCGAAGTGGAACGCGTTCGACCTGATCGTCACCATCGCGCTGGGTTCGACGCTCGCCACGGTGCTGCTGACCCAGGACGTGGCGCTGGTGGAGGGCGTGGTCGGCATGGGTCTGCTGATCATGCTGCAGTACGCGATCACGTGGACGTCGGTGCGCGTCGGCTGGGTACAGGAGGCGGTCAAGAACGCGCCGACGCTGCTGTTGCGCGATGGCAAGCCATGTGTGGACGCGATGCGCCGGCAGCGGGTGACCCATGGGGAACTGTGCGCCGCGGTGAGGGCGTCCGGGCAGGCATCGCTGGAAGGTGTCGATGCGGTCGTCCTGGAGACCGACGGCACCTTCAGCGTGATCACATCCGGCTGGAACGGTTCGCGCGATGCACTGTCGGACGTCGATGGCGTGGCGCGAACGAGGAAAGGGGACGGAGGGAATTAA
- a CDS encoding GlxA family transcriptional regulator: MICRIDGASDQARERILPRMRDRPPSAGELSVGMILFDGVMLLDVAGPAEVFAAADRNAREAGVSRRYRVRTYGVGGGQVRSEAGVVLMPDTPLPARLAVDTLLVPGGSGLRRPAVLAQVASALARSRPRCRRIVSVCTGAYALCESGLAAGRRITTHWRFAGDLARRYPDVEVDARALHLVAGDLGSSAGITAGIDLCLALVEEDCGHSVALATARELVVYMRRSGGQDQYSEPLRLEAGRGDRVGELVARLLAQPGGDARLDVLAAQAHLSPRQLQRRVLQRYGCSVSELVARIRLHEAQRLLCGRHALAEIAGACGYVDTDAFSRAFLRQTGLRPSEWRARFAEVDRRNAFHHEPEVLE; encoded by the coding sequence GTGATCTGCCGGATCGACGGCGCCTCCGACCAGGCGCGCGAGCGTATTCTTCCCCGCATGCGTGATCGACCTCCTTCCGCGGGCGAGCTGTCCGTCGGCATGATTCTGTTCGACGGAGTGATGTTGCTGGATGTTGCGGGTCCGGCCGAGGTATTCGCAGCTGCCGACCGCAATGCGCGTGAGGCCGGCGTGTCGCGACGCTACCGGGTGCGCACCTACGGCGTCGGCGGGGGGCAGGTGCGGTCGGAGGCGGGTGTGGTGCTCATGCCGGATACGCCGCTCCCAGCGCGGCTCGCGGTCGACACCCTGCTGGTGCCCGGCGGATCGGGGCTGCGCAGGCCGGCGGTGCTGGCGCAGGTCGCTTCGGCGCTCGCGCGATCGCGTCCTCGGTGCCGGCGCATCGTCTCGGTCTGCACGGGTGCCTATGCGCTGTGCGAGTCGGGGCTGGCGGCCGGCCGCAGGATCACCACCCACTGGCGTTTCGCCGGCGATCTGGCGCGCCGTTACCCCGACGTGGAGGTGGATGCGCGGGCACTGCACCTGGTTGCGGGCGATCTGGGCAGTTCAGCCGGCATCACCGCGGGTATCGACCTGTGCCTGGCACTGGTGGAAGAGGATTGCGGCCATTCGGTCGCGCTGGCGACGGCGCGCGAGCTGGTCGTGTACATGCGCCGTAGCGGCGGCCAGGACCAGTACTCGGAGCCGCTCAGGCTGGAGGCGGGCCGGGGCGACCGGGTGGGCGAACTGGTGGCCAGGCTGTTGGCGCAGCCGGGCGGCGACGCCCGCCTCGACGTGCTGGCCGCGCAGGCGCATCTGAGCCCGCGCCAGCTGCAGCGCAGGGTGCTGCAGCGCTACGGCTGCAGCGTGTCCGAGCTGGTCGCGCGCATCCGTCTGCACGAAGCCCAGCGCCTGCTCTGCGGTCGCCATGCCCTGGCCGAGATCGCCGGGGCCTGCGGCTATGTCGACACCGACGCGTTCTCGCGCGCCTTCCTCCGCCAGACCGGCCTGCGGCCCTCGGAGTGGCGGGCGCGCTTCGCAGAAGTTGACCGAAGGAATGCGTTTCACCACGAACCGGAGGTACTTGAATGA